The proteins below come from a single Danio aesculapii chromosome 25, fDanAes4.1, whole genome shotgun sequence genomic window:
- the ribc2 gene encoding RIB43A-like with coiled-coils protein 2, producing the protein MNQVEHLSDRVAAVHLDRRRIREQKRQERIFSDKVRTIGVDIDALDQQIKERRAKEQREANELKVYADDLLCSDGIACILEQRQKKDERQLNEDIVQFRQHFQQASSRREFDLNDPELLKKQEGQRILPGLVGEDLGQKNRLRKQQEQLYSWTTQQQEELERAKLQRKQEENQYDQIRMSLDSRALELQKMEEQTKRDLVIATKDFNLALAAEITHRRLKERHEEEENNQTEIFNQMNGDLLMENPEQNVSVLGLSRLRRDCYKGMSPQELQMYTQYQLQQAEDRKRANMEQRQKDLQEHQERMNSARAALLLERQQARINKELRRAMDNANSQLAQVHDARKKHLQDVYTNIPDERYYSQFNTSSR; encoded by the exons ATGAACCAAGTCGAGCATCTGTCTGACCGAGTCGCAGCTGTTCATCTCGACAGAAGGAGAATCAGGGAGCAGAAGAGGCAAGAGAGGATCTTTAGTGATAAAGTCCGCACTATTGGA gtTGATATAGATGCTCTTGACCAACAAATTAAGGAGCGAAGAGCGAAAGAGCAGAGAGAAGCGAATGAGCTGAAAGTCTACG CGGATGACCTACTGTGCAGTGATGGTATAGCATGTATCCTGGAGCAGCGGCAAAAGAAAGATGAGCGGCAGCTGAATGAGGACATTGTGCAATTCAGACAACATTTTCAACAAGCAAGCAGTCGGAGAGAGTTCGATCTGAATGATCCAGAGCTGCTAAAGAAGCAAGAAGGGCAGAGGATACTGCCGGGACTGGTAGGAGAAGATCTGGGCCAGAAGAACAGGCTGAGGAAACAGCAAGAGCAGCTCTACTCATGGACAACACAGCAACAAGAAGAACTGGAGAGAGCAAAACTACAGCGAAAACAAGAAG AGAATCAATATGACCAAATCAGAATGTCTCTGGACAGCCGAGCTCTCGAACTGCAGAAAATGGAGGAACAAACCAAACGAGACTTAGTCATCGCCACCAAAGACTTCAACCTTGCGCTG GCTGCTGAAATTACACATCGACGCCTAAAAGAGCGTCACGAAGAAGAGGAGAACAACCAGACAGAGATCTTCAACCAGATGAACGGAGACCTGCTGATGGAAAACCCTGAGCAGAATGTGAGTGTTCTGGGTTTGTCTCGTCTGCGCAGAGACTGCTACAAGGGAATGAGTCCTCAAGAGCTCCAAATGTACACACAATACCAGCTGCAGCAAGCAGAAGACAGAAAG CGAGCCAACATGGAACAACGGCAGAAGGATCTTCAGGAGCATCAGGAACGCATGAATTCAGCCCGTGCTGCATTGCTGCTGGAAAGACAACAAGCACGCATAAATAAGGAGCTGCGCAGGGCGATGGACAATGCCAACTCACAGCTGGCCCAGGTCCATGATGCTCG GAAGAAACATCTTCAGGATGTGTACACCAACATTCCAGATGAGCGCTATTATTCCCAATTTAACACCAGCAGTAGATAA